The following proteins are encoded in a genomic region of Leptospira fainei serovar Hurstbridge str. BUT 6:
- a CDS encoding PEGA domain-containing protein yields the protein MKSHFSKRLCACIGLFSMLPICGGSSLFAIDDLYNFPSMSSKEKIEFEKERKLCFFPLRNLSGDAALDFYSAGYASVLYSGLKTTVQIYDENALPTSIQHPFGNQDSIKQGKVKEGEWDSDRLEKLRSGKLVVPIKNDPRYLSLRSEPFESELPPDDGGVIPLARKNNCFYTVTGEFEKKSVDEMRIRIVLRSFKDGAKKEFSHKTSIRRSYQELNPLVESLKSFLLGKFTFRLTVKSEGILSSLVFLDGNYIGKTPLVRNDILPGIHDVRVTREGFNDWRGEVDMRTSSQEINIQLFKEKKEGFLSVTSDPPGANVYFGSELLGVTPLNRIPVKVGWNRIRLSKEGHVDVLKGIEIKKDQISEVTGTLKQGDSVSYYKNKKYVFLDHTYDDFAIYSLYGSLLFYAGYYYFNLKADSILEGSRPMTDAVTVTGLASLIQNSSNFNSFAAAYYYQYNIHSQAESKANYYRGLAGYIDRDTGIHSGLMLYGIAAMLVFSVSFYVLGLDSETIDVGVAPVKTPYFARGLENQFETETYARFKHKF from the coding sequence TTGAAGTCCCATTTTTCAAAGAGACTTTGCGCATGCATCGGGTTATTTTCCATGTTGCCTATTTGCGGCGGGAGTTCCTTATTTGCGATCGACGATCTATATAATTTCCCGTCGATGTCTTCCAAAGAAAAGATCGAATTTGAAAAGGAACGTAAATTGTGTTTCTTTCCGCTGCGAAATCTGTCGGGTGATGCCGCTTTGGATTTCTATTCGGCGGGATACGCTTCGGTTCTCTATTCCGGATTAAAAACTACGGTTCAAATATACGACGAAAATGCGCTTCCTACTTCGATTCAACATCCGTTTGGAAATCAAGATTCTATAAAACAAGGAAAAGTAAAGGAAGGAGAATGGGATTCCGATCGTCTTGAAAAACTCCGTTCCGGAAAACTCGTGGTGCCGATTAAAAACGATCCGAGATATCTTTCTCTTAGATCCGAGCCGTTCGAATCGGAACTTCCTCCCGACGACGGAGGAGTTATTCCGTTAGCTAGGAAAAATAATTGCTTCTATACCGTTACCGGCGAATTCGAAAAAAAATCCGTCGATGAAATGCGAATCCGAATAGTCTTACGATCTTTTAAAGACGGGGCAAAAAAGGAATTTTCCCATAAGACCAGCATTAGACGTTCTTATCAAGAATTGAATCCGTTGGTCGAATCTTTAAAAAGTTTTCTTTTGGGGAAATTTACATTTCGCTTAACGGTTAAATCGGAAGGTATTTTGTCGTCGTTGGTATTTTTGGACGGGAATTATATCGGTAAGACTCCTCTCGTTCGAAACGATATACTACCGGGAATTCACGATGTTAGGGTTACCCGAGAAGGCTTTAACGATTGGCGAGGAGAGGTGGATATGCGGACCTCTTCCCAGGAAATCAATATCCAATTATTTAAGGAAAAGAAGGAAGGATTTCTCTCCGTAACGTCGGACCCGCCCGGTGCGAACGTTTATTTCGGCTCCGAATTGTTAGGTGTGACTCCGTTGAATAGAATTCCGGTTAAGGTGGGCTGGAATCGCATTCGACTTTCAAAGGAAGGTCATGTGGATGTCCTAAAAGGAATCGAAATCAAAAAGGACCAAATTTCGGAGGTAACCGGTACTCTAAAACAGGGCGACTCGGTTTCATATTATAAAAATAAAAAATATGTTTTTCTGGATCATACTTACGACGATTTCGCTATATATTCGTTGTACGGAAGTTTATTGTTCTACGCGGGATATTATTACTTTAATTTAAAAGCGGATTCTATTCTCGAAGGTTCGCGGCCGATGACTGATGCCGTGACGGTCACCGGTTTGGCGTCCTTAATTCAGAATTCCTCGAATTTCAATTCGTTTGCTGCCGCGTATTATTATCAGTATAATATTCATAGTCAGGCGGAGTCGAAGGCCAATTATTACCGAGGATTGGCGGGCTATATCGATCGAGATACGGGAATTCACAGCGGATTGATGCTTTATGGAATTGCCGCTATGTTGGTATTTTCCGTTTCCTTTTACGTCTTAGGTTTGGACTCGGAAACCATCGACGTAGGTGTTGCTCCCGTCAAAACGCCGTATTTTGCAAGAGGGTTGGAGAATCAGTTCGAAACGGAGACCTATGCAAGATTCAAACATAAATTTTGA
- a CDS encoding ABC transporter permease, translated as MKLSDSIRFIVIGSFLVIALGGILLHSPPTQVELGESFRSISVEAPFGKDRLGRDVWAMLGYGSLSTFLFAFPARVLTLMFASLLGLLAYSSPSLQKNFLSPLSSVFVSIPSLLLALLVIQAFGATATSLFIAILLGDWAHAYETLRARIEEVRGSGYVLAASCFGAGKTYIFRSHILPQAFQLLGILLTTGLPSVVMTLAIFGFLGISAGGDTFGPGLGEQIAFSKDYAESAPWALVVPILGILGLVYSVGGRKN; from the coding sequence ATGAAGCTCTCGGATTCTATACGATTCATAGTCATAGGAAGTTTTCTCGTGATCGCGTTAGGCGGCATTCTTCTACATTCTCCCCCGACTCAGGTCGAATTAGGAGAATCATTTCGGTCCATTAGCGTGGAGGCTCCGTTCGGAAAAGATCGACTCGGACGCGATGTCTGGGCAATGCTCGGCTACGGCAGTCTTTCCACATTTCTATTCGCATTTCCGGCGAGAGTTCTTACGTTAATGTTCGCGAGTCTGTTAGGACTGCTCGCATATTCGAGCCCTTCCTTACAGAAAAATTTTCTATCTCCCTTATCTTCGGTTTTTGTTTCCATCCCATCTTTATTGCTCGCTCTTCTCGTAATACAAGCGTTTGGTGCGACCGCAACTTCTCTATTTATCGCGATTCTTCTAGGCGATTGGGCACATGCATACGAAACGTTACGTGCTCGAATCGAAGAAGTCAGAGGAAGCGGATACGTGTTGGCCGCCTCTTGTTTCGGGGCCGGAAAGACTTATATTTTTCGAAGTCATATTCTGCCGCAGGCGTTTCAATTATTGGGAATTCTGTTAACGACAGGACTTCCTTCGGTAGTTATGACTCTGGCGATTTTCGGATTCTTGGGAATCTCGGCAGGAGGAGATACTTTCGGTCCAGGTTTGGGAGAGCAAATCGCTTTCTCGAAAGATTATGCCGAATCTGCGCCCTGGGCCTTGGTAGTTCCCATCCTCGGAATTCTCGGCCTGGTCTATTCCGTCGGGGGGCGCAAGAATTGA
- a CDS encoding ABC transporter permease subunit — MLEEARRFLVFIVLLSAVSVLFSQLRSLDREFLNADSGITNQDSRSLSEQKSFIDSYLSFWKGILSFDLGLTESGDPVLSHIGSRFLPTFHLAFFAIIWSVLFAIGLAFFALLLKSSWLRILLDILSQIILSTPIFVFAVVLLVVFFFILGWLPPGGYESWNSSYVILPGVALGSRVWARLFRFSFGMAESESSSAYVTVLRARGYSRMRILFRHILLKILPVLLVLILLDFSSLLSGAIVVEEIFFFPGIGKSMYHAIRTMDAPLLSALLFYSGTIFYLLTRVSERVRDGLLGWETQSA; from the coding sequence TTGTTGGAAGAGGCTAGGCGATTTCTCGTTTTTATCGTTTTACTGTCCGCAGTCTCCGTCCTGTTTTCTCAATTGCGTTCTTTGGATCGGGAATTTTTAAACGCCGACTCCGGAATTACAAATCAAGATAGCCGTTCGCTTTCCGAGCAAAAGAGTTTTATCGATTCGTACCTTTCCTTTTGGAAAGGCATTCTTAGCTTCGATCTTGGGCTTACCGAATCCGGCGACCCGGTCCTTTCTCATATCGGTTCCCGATTTTTACCGACCTTTCATCTTGCCTTCTTCGCGATCATTTGGAGCGTGCTTTTCGCAATAGGATTGGCATTCTTTGCTTTACTCCTAAAGTCGAGTTGGTTGCGAATTCTTCTGGATATTCTTAGCCAAATTATTCTTTCCACGCCGATTTTTGTCTTTGCCGTCGTTCTCTTAGTCGTATTTTTCTTTATTCTAGGTTGGCTTCCTCCCGGAGGTTACGAGTCTTGGAATAGTTCCTATGTCATTCTTCCGGGGGTGGCTCTAGGTTCCCGCGTATGGGCCAGATTATTCCGATTCTCTTTCGGGATGGCTGAATCCGAATCTTCCTCCGCTTACGTGACAGTACTAAGAGCCCGCGGTTATTCACGAATGAGGATTCTCTTTCGGCATATTCTTCTTAAGATCTTACCAGTACTTCTGGTATTGATTTTGTTGGATTTTAGTTCCCTGCTGTCCGGCGCCATCGTCGTGGAGGAAATATTCTTCTTTCCCGGCATCGGAAAATCGATGTATCATGCAATTCGTACGATGGATGCTCCGCTACTTTCCGCGTTACTTTTTTATAGCGGAACGATATTTTATCTTCTAACAAGAGTTTCCGAAAGAGTTCGAGATGGGCTTCTTGGCTGGGAGACACAATCAGCATGA
- a CDS encoding PTS sugar transporter subunit IIA: MNQLLALLKPETVIFDLEGSSKEEVISRLLQKAVDVKLIGPEVREPVFESLLAREKSMSTGIGSGVAIPHCSVNLVDELKCVMGLSKQGIEFDAIDHLPVHIFILLIVPKSKFQEHIKTLAQIAKTLNVKEDREKLIDSRDFEEIRKAFTP, from the coding sequence ATGAACCAGCTCCTGGCTTTACTTAAGCCTGAGACCGTAATATTTGATCTTGAAGGTTCTTCGAAAGAAGAGGTGATTTCACGTTTACTGCAAAAGGCAGTCGATGTCAAACTCATCGGACCGGAAGTTCGGGAACCCGTTTTCGAGTCTCTTCTTGCAAGGGAAAAGTCGATGTCGACAGGTATCGGTAGCGGGGTAGCCATTCCTCACTGCTCCGTGAATCTAGTCGATGAACTGAAATGCGTAATGGGTCTTTCGAAACAAGGGATCGAATTTGACGCAATCGATCACTTGCCCGTACATATTTTTATCTTATTAATCGTTCCCAAGTCCAAGTTTCAGGAACATATTAAAACTCTTGCTCAGATCGCTAAAACTCTGAATGTCAAGGAGGACAGGGAAAAACTGATCGATTCCAGGGACTTTGAGGAGATTCGGAAAGCCTTTACTCCGTAA